A portion of the Acidisarcina polymorpha genome contains these proteins:
- a CDS encoding FAD-dependent oxidoreductase — protein MKVIIIGAGVGGSCLAHGLLRSGIEVKVFERNARDLLELPGYGIHINPFGQQALYECLPKANWRTFLQKSVRVGGQNRFFDEKLRILADVRGSHLIDGKLIDESLMSISRVELHRILLQGLSHVGVPADIVSWGKVFDRYEVRADGKVGVSFQDGTQETTDVLVGADGSDSLVRKQLLPGVEKVSTKVSLIVGRTHLGWADSLPGIMLDGSPNTVVSRATGSMFLALSRAPVDIKVPSIEVEVAPFVVWAYTVADGTLPPDVEVYSSRQLLDLALERSQHLHGRLWVTMSNSELESVFLVPLKAMPEPPLWDSSVVTLIGNAVRNTTPVFGIGANAALRDAQLLCRSLLTVAKGRGNLTQAISKYEREMRLYASEDVMQSLLIPKKRRQPFSLPATPFLHSVHDRRGIS, from the coding sequence ATGAAGGTCATTATCATTGGAGCCGGCGTCGGCGGATCTTGTCTCGCGCACGGTCTGTTGCGAAGCGGGATTGAGGTAAAGGTTTTTGAGCGCAATGCTAGGGATTTACTTGAGCTTCCAGGATATGGAATTCACATCAACCCCTTTGGTCAACAGGCATTGTATGAATGTCTTCCAAAGGCCAACTGGAGGACATTCCTTCAGAAGAGCGTTCGGGTTGGTGGACAAAACCGGTTCTTCGATGAGAAGCTGCGGATTCTGGCGGACGTCAGAGGGTCACACCTGATAGACGGGAAATTGATCGACGAAAGCCTCATGTCGATCAGCCGGGTAGAACTGCACAGGATATTGTTGCAGGGCCTTTCCCACGTGGGCGTCCCCGCGGACATCGTGAGTTGGGGGAAAGTCTTCGATCGCTACGAAGTGCGAGCCGACGGGAAAGTAGGGGTATCTTTCCAAGATGGCACGCAAGAGACAACCGATGTCCTGGTGGGGGCTGACGGAAGTGATTCACTCGTGCGGAAGCAGTTGCTACCCGGTGTCGAGAAAGTCAGCACGAAAGTATCCTTAATCGTCGGAAGAACCCACCTTGGCTGGGCTGACTCCTTACCGGGCATTATGCTTGATGGGTCGCCCAATACCGTGGTCTCCCGCGCAACTGGCTCGATGTTCCTAGCATTGTCGAGGGCACCTGTCGACATCAAAGTTCCCTCCATCGAAGTTGAAGTCGCGCCGTTTGTTGTTTGGGCTTATACGGTGGCTGATGGCACTCTTCCACCGGACGTGGAAGTGTATTCCTCAAGGCAGTTGCTCGATTTAGCATTGGAGCGCTCGCAGCACTTGCACGGCCGCCTTTGGGTGACAATGTCCAATAGCGAACTTGAAAGTGTTTTCCTCGTTCCTTTAAAGGCTATGCCTGAACCTCCCCTGTGGGACTCGAGCGTCGTCACCCTGATCGGCAATGCGGTGCGCAACACGACGCCGGTCTTCGGTATAGGAGCCAATGCCGCCCTGCGAGACGCCCAGCTTTTATGTAGATCGCTCTTAACCGTAGCGAAAGGGCGGGGCAACCTGACACAGGCTATATCGAAGTACGAAAGAGAGATGCGCCTCTATGCCAGCGAAGATGTGATGCAATCCCTCCTCATTCCCAAAAAACGCCGTCAACCCTTTTCACTTCCAGCGACTCCTTTTCTGCACTCTGTTCATGACCGCCGAGGTATTTCCTAA
- a CDS encoding anti-sigma factor family protein encodes MVSVKTSVVVIINGPQLILQRVGATAMQSVNKVSACAGFEASIQCYVDGELTGEECVDVLSHVENCSGCSRALHDTEALSLLVRNGRPSVRVRNALREAVIQAVQRAEPTLSEWRFAANRTSPFKSKPTTGSLSALKNGSFRVRSLFSIVP; translated from the coding sequence ATGGTTTCTGTCAAGACAAGTGTAGTTGTAATAATTAACGGTCCGCAGTTGATTCTGCAAAGAGTGGGTGCGACAGCAATGCAATCTGTAAACAAAGTGAGTGCCTGCGCCGGGTTTGAAGCGAGCATCCAGTGTTACGTCGACGGCGAGCTCACCGGGGAGGAATGTGTGGATGTTCTGTCTCACGTAGAGAATTGTTCAGGGTGCAGCCGCGCGTTGCATGATACGGAGGCTCTTTCTCTCCTAGTCCGTAATGGTCGGCCTTCAGTCAGGGTACGTAACGCTCTGCGAGAAGCTGTGATACAGGCAGTACAGCGTGCAGAACCTACCTTAAGTGAGTGGCGGTTCGCGGCGAACCGAACGTCGCCGTTTAAGTCGAAGCCCACAACAGGAAGCCTGAGCGCCTTGAAGAATGGCAGTTTTAGAGTGAGAAGTCTATTCAGCATTGTGCCTTGA
- a CDS encoding response regulator, with protein MKRDHLFSSAGYEVDLVPDGLAGLEMLARKRFSAVIVDLQIPEPAGYGLCKRIATSISGLSLVVLG; from the coding sequence ATGAAACGTGACCATCTTTTCTCCTCGGCCGGATACGAGGTCGATCTCGTCCCAGATGGCTTGGCTGGTCTGGAGATGCTTGCCCGAAAACGGTTTTCAGCAGTGATAGTCGACCTGCAGATCCCGGAACCTGCGGGTTACGGGCTATGCAAGAGAATTGCGACCTCGATCTCGGGTCTCTCCCTGGTGGTTCTTGGCTAG
- a CDS encoding sigma-70 family RNA polymerase sigma factor, with protein MRPFGFRLPGVVHFGPSSSQDDGSLAGFEELAIPLFDSLYNFARWLAQNQNDAEDLVQETYLKAMRGYKSFEPGTNFRAWIFQILKNTFLGSCSKLERRMTLALDPEKDLPTTSATPESFLIRHSDIDAVRGAIERLPAILRDVILLCDVEDASYREIADTLSIPIGTVMSRLARARKMVRESLRSTHGSLQSRKSAGTAALKERAHRQLK; from the coding sequence TTGAGACCGTTTGGCTTTAGGCTACCGGGTGTGGTCCACTTCGGGCCTTCATCCTCGCAGGACGATGGATCGTTGGCCGGGTTCGAAGAATTGGCCATTCCTTTGTTCGATTCCCTTTACAACTTCGCGCGATGGCTTGCACAGAATCAGAACGATGCCGAGGATCTCGTTCAAGAGACCTACCTGAAAGCAATGCGCGGCTACAAGTCGTTTGAACCTGGCACCAATTTCCGGGCATGGATATTCCAAATTCTGAAAAACACATTTCTTGGTTCCTGCTCAAAACTTGAGCGGCGCATGACCCTTGCACTAGACCCCGAGAAGGATCTGCCGACAACGTCCGCCACTCCGGAGTCGTTCCTCATCAGGCATTCCGACATCGATGCTGTTCGAGGTGCAATCGAGCGGCTGCCCGCCATCCTTCGAGACGTCATTTTGCTCTGTGACGTTGAGGATGCGTCTTACCGGGAAATTGCGGACACATTGTCGATCCCAATCGGAACCGTTATGTCACGCCTGGCCAGAGCCCGGAAAATGGTTCGGGAGTCACTTCGGAGTACTCACGGTTCACTTCAATCGAGAAAGTCAGCCGGTACGGCGGCACTTAAAGAGAGGGCACATCGTCAACTGAAATGA
- a CDS encoding tetratricopeptide repeat protein, translating into MLAVLFFLSRYHKPAVIRSLAVLPLENLSGDAAQNYFSDGMTDELITDLAQISALRVISRTSTMGYKGSHKSLPQIARELNVDAVVEGSVVRAGDHIRITAQLIDASTDKHIWSQSYESELRDTLALQDRVARAIAEQIQISLTPREKVELTSATVVNPQAYESYLKGRYFWSKRTAEGLEAALHYFNQAIAEDPNDARAYSGLADTYALLGDWQYAVMTPKEAYPKAKAAAFKAVNLDNTLGEAHNSLAFVLDGFDWNFDSSGKQFQQAIELNPGYATAHHWFAWHLALLGQYDQAIAEMNKARSLDPLSLIINSDLAELLVLSHSYDKAIEQSHKTIDLDPNFAMAHNQLGQAYLQKHMSDQAIEELQKAVELSGGSPTCIANLARAYSLSGKRNEAIKLLNDLKGSSTARYSYASEIAAIYVSLGNVDEAMNWLEKGYLERFNPGVLIRPAFDPIRSEPRFQHLVQRVGLPG; encoded by the coding sequence ATGCTTGCCGTCTTGTTCTTCCTTTCCCGCTACCATAAGCCCGCAGTCATACGGTCTTTGGCGGTGCTCCCGCTAGAGAATCTGTCTGGTGATGCCGCACAGAACTACTTTTCTGATGGGATGACAGACGAGTTGATCACTGACCTGGCGCAGATCAGTGCTTTACGGGTAATCTCCCGCACCTCAACAATGGGATACAAGGGTTCTCATAAGTCGCTGCCCCAAATCGCTCGTGAGTTGAACGTGGACGCGGTAGTAGAAGGCAGCGTGGTTCGTGCCGGCGACCATATTCGCATCACAGCGCAGTTGATCGACGCCTCTACTGACAAGCACATCTGGTCGCAAAGCTATGAGAGTGAGTTGCGAGACACCTTAGCGCTACAGGACCGGGTCGCAAGAGCCATTGCCGAGCAAATTCAAATCAGCTTAACACCGCGCGAAAAAGTTGAGCTGACTAGCGCAACGGTTGTCAATCCGCAAGCTTACGAGTCTTATCTCAAAGGCCGATACTTTTGGAGTAAGCGCACAGCAGAAGGTTTAGAGGCTGCCCTTCATTATTTTAATCAGGCGATCGCAGAAGATCCGAACGATGCTAGGGCCTATTCCGGATTAGCCGACACTTATGCCTTGCTGGGGGACTGGCAATATGCAGTGATGACCCCTAAAGAAGCCTATCCTAAAGCCAAGGCCGCAGCGTTCAAAGCTGTGAATCTGGACAACACGCTCGGGGAAGCACACAACTCGCTTGCATTTGTGCTGGACGGCTTTGACTGGAATTTCGATTCCAGCGGAAAGCAATTCCAACAGGCCATTGAGCTCAATCCGGGATACGCAACTGCTCACCATTGGTTTGCTTGGCACCTGGCTCTGTTGGGCCAGTATGACCAGGCGATTGCCGAAATGAATAAGGCGAGAAGCTTGGATCCGTTATCTCTCATTATTAACTCGGATTTGGCAGAGCTTCTTGTCCTTTCACACTCTTATGACAAAGCGATAGAACAAAGCCATAAGACAATCGATCTGGACCCCAACTTTGCTATGGCACATAATCAGTTAGGCCAGGCGTACCTTCAAAAACACATGTCGGACCAAGCAATCGAAGAACTGCAAAAAGCGGTTGAGCTTTCTGGAGGTAGCCCGACGTGCATCGCTAATCTCGCTCGAGCATATAGTTTATCCGGCAAGAGGAACGAAGCGATAAAGCTGCTGAACGACCTGAAGGGTAGTTCGACGGCCCGGTATTCGTATGCTTCGGAGATTGCCGCCATTTATGTGTCGCTCGGAAATGTGGATGAAGCAATGAATTGGCTTGAAAAAGGCTACCTGGAACGATTTAACCCTGGTGTGCTGATACGGCCGGCGTTCGATCCCATCCGTTCGGAGCCGCGCTTTCAACACCTTGTGCAGCGCGTTGGCTTGCCCGGTTGA
- a CDS encoding cytochrome P450, translating to MADGLSTEKPVDLMDDYARPLCLSLAAMTTGISRDDGARLYEGARHVSAAAAEPYDHALRASAKAANAEIRRYIPSSPERLDSSGFVALSQTLPCLLGNAWFALIQYPLQWTELHQQPALIEQAIEELLRYSGLARTVTRIATADIDLNGCLIRKGEQVILRIIAANRDPDRFPQPNQVDIHRNEGAHFTLGSGSHSCVAAGLIRMAAATITRPLLERFGAPTLVSPVEWQGGSGFRFPRSLWVRLPRAPQDEARI from the coding sequence GTGGCCGACGGTTTATCAACCGAAAAACCAGTCGATCTGATGGATGATTACGCACGGCCGCTTTGTCTCTCTTTAGCAGCGATGACGACCGGAATCTCCCGGGACGATGGCGCCCGTCTCTATGAAGGCGCCCGACACGTTTCAGCCGCTGCCGCCGAGCCTTACGACCACGCTCTGCGCGCCTCTGCCAAGGCCGCCAACGCAGAGATACGAAGGTACATTCCCTCCAGCCCCGAGCGCCTAGATAGCTCCGGATTCGTCGCTCTCTCACAAACCCTGCCTTGTCTGTTGGGAAATGCCTGGTTCGCTCTAATCCAATATCCGCTGCAATGGACCGAACTGCATCAACAACCCGCACTTATAGAGCAAGCTATAGAGGAGTTGCTGCGATACTCTGGGCTTGCCCGCACCGTCACAAGAATAGCTACGGCGGATATCGATCTGAATGGTTGCTTAATTCGTAAGGGGGAGCAGGTCATCCTGAGGATCATCGCCGCAAACCGCGATCCCGACCGTTTTCCCCAACCTAATCAGGTCGATATCCATCGAAATGAAGGAGCACATTTCACTCTAGGGTCGGGCTCACACTCATGCGTAGCAGCCGGCTTGATTCGCATGGCGGCTGCCACGATTACCCGTCCCCTGCTGGAACGGTTTGGGGCGCCAACTCTAGTCTCCCCGGTCGAGTGGCAGGGCGGTTCGGGTTTTCGCTTCCCAAGGTCTTTGTGGGTTCGCTTGCCGAGAGCTCCGCAGGATGAGGCTCGCATTTGA
- a CDS encoding heme-binding domain-containing protein: MRRVWLVAALLVASMTGLGYVHPFGNPHVEEAQGRGRLLEGANLSPAAKGVLVSKCADCHSSETHWPVYARVAPGSWLIERDVVEAHKHMDLSRWELLSVEQQQVLFAKISSEAKSGDMPPLQYLALHWGAKLTQADVEALSKLGKNAGNTEATLTGAGNATRGKMVFDKRCTGCHSMEINEEGPKLAGVYGRKAGTVPGFDYSQGLKNSGLTWNEATLDKWLSGPDSVIPDAKMDFYVPKAEERRDLIAYFKQ, translated from the coding sequence GTGAGGCGCGTCTGGTTGGTTGCGGCGCTTCTCGTAGCCTCGATGACGGGCCTGGGGTATGTCCATCCGTTTGGCAATCCTCATGTAGAGGAGGCGCAAGGACGGGGCAGGCTGCTCGAGGGCGCCAACCTGTCGCCTGCTGCAAAGGGGGTGCTGGTGAGTAAATGCGCGGATTGCCACTCGAGTGAAACGCATTGGCCAGTCTACGCCCGCGTTGCTCCGGGATCCTGGCTGATCGAACGAGATGTCGTCGAGGCGCACAAGCACATGGATCTCTCTCGATGGGAGTTGTTGTCGGTGGAGCAGCAGCAAGTGCTGTTTGCCAAGATCAGCAGTGAGGCAAAGAGTGGGGACATGCCGCCGCTTCAATACCTGGCACTTCACTGGGGCGCCAAGCTTACCCAGGCTGACGTGGAAGCGTTATCGAAGTTAGGCAAGAATGCAGGTAACACCGAGGCGACGCTGACTGGGGCTGGGAATGCTACACGGGGCAAGATGGTATTCGACAAGCGCTGCACAGGTTGCCACTCCATGGAGATCAATGAGGAGGGGCCAAAACTGGCTGGAGTTTATGGAAGAAAGGCCGGAACCGTGCCGGGGTTTGACTACTCCCAAGGATTGAAGAATTCGGGACTGACCTGGAACGAAGCCACTCTGGATAAGTGGTTGAGCGGTCCAGATTCGGTAATACCGGATGCCAAGATGGACTTCTATGTACCCAAGGCTGAGGAGCGGCGGGATCTGATCGCCTACTTTAAACAATGA
- a CDS encoding metallophosphoesterase family protein, with amino-acid sequence MKKNDGKHENQAETALQTNELVVAEDGIDRRNFLQCMAWAGTGLIWSMVAGVPTSKVLADSTSTAKKNIVEDFSFVQISDSHIGFNKAANQNVTNTLKIAIDKINAGHAGAKRPEFMIHTGDITQSSKPAEFDTAAEVIKDAKVGQVFYVPGEHDFSLDDGEQYKQRFGKGTLGSGWYSHDYKGVHFVGLNNCVQVDAMGNLGPDQLDWLKSDLGGLSASTPVVVFAHIPLWMVYQKWGWGTQDGATALGYMKRFGSVTVLNGHIHQIVQKVEGNVSFHTAMSTAFPQPAPGTAAGPGPMAVPAGKLESVLGVTNVNVVRGHNHLAVVDSSLAEAV; translated from the coding sequence ATGAAGAAAAACGATGGAAAGCACGAGAACCAGGCAGAGACGGCGCTCCAGACAAATGAACTGGTCGTGGCAGAAGATGGCATCGACCGGCGCAACTTTCTGCAGTGCATGGCGTGGGCAGGTACGGGGCTGATCTGGTCGATGGTTGCAGGCGTACCGACTTCGAAGGTGTTGGCGGACTCTACGAGCACAGCCAAGAAAAATATAGTTGAGGATTTCTCCTTTGTGCAGATCAGCGACAGTCATATTGGCTTCAATAAAGCGGCTAATCAGAATGTGACCAACACGCTGAAAATCGCTATCGATAAGATCAACGCCGGGCACGCGGGGGCGAAGCGACCTGAGTTCATGATTCATACCGGCGATATTACTCAAAGCTCAAAGCCAGCGGAGTTCGATACCGCCGCAGAGGTAATCAAGGACGCAAAGGTGGGGCAGGTATTTTATGTGCCTGGAGAACATGATTTCTCGCTTGACGATGGCGAACAGTACAAGCAGCGGTTTGGCAAAGGGACGCTGGGAAGCGGCTGGTACAGCCATGACTACAAGGGAGTCCACTTTGTGGGGTTGAACAATTGTGTCCAGGTGGATGCAATGGGCAACCTGGGCCCAGACCAGTTGGATTGGCTGAAATCCGATTTAGGCGGGCTCAGCGCCTCGACACCGGTAGTGGTGTTTGCCCACATCCCGCTGTGGATGGTTTATCAGAAATGGGGTTGGGGGACGCAAGATGGGGCGACCGCGCTGGGCTACATGAAGCGTTTTGGATCGGTCACGGTCTTGAACGGCCACATACATCAGATCGTGCAGAAGGTCGAGGGCAATGTCAGCTTTCATACGGCTATGTCGACGGCATTCCCGCAGCCTGCGCCAGGAACTGCGGCGGGCCCAGGTCCCATGGCAGTTCCCGCTGGCAAGCTAGAGAGCGTACTTGGGGTAACTAATGTCAACGTCGTTCGTGGACATAATCACCTCGCGGTTGTCGACTCTTCGCTGGCGGAGGCGGTGTGA